A segment of the Leptospira perdikensis genome:
ATTCTCTTTCGAAATTAAGAATGAGTTGTACATTCGAACCACGAAATGCATAGATACTCTGATCGTCATCACCTACCACACAAAGGTTGTCACTTTTACCCCGAAACAAAGATAAAAACTCGTATTGGAGTTGGTTTGTGTCTTGGAATTCATCCACAAGATAATATTCATGTTTTCTTTGATAGTAAGCTGCAATTTCGGGAAACTCAGCTAACAAACGTTTAGGAAGTAAAATCAAATCATCAAAGTCAATGGCATTTTTTTCTTTAAGTCCATCTTCATACATAGAAAAAACTTCTGCCGCAATGAGATCAAACTCACCAGTTTGGCCATTGTCTCTCGGGTGAACTTGTGTGTTTTTAGCATAAGATATGCGTCTTAAGATTTCTTTGGGTGGAACCTTTTTAGGATCAAGGCGTTTTGATTTCAAAAGGTCGGAAACAAATGCTTCTTGATCGGTTCCGTTGAATAACAAAAAGGTTTCGTTATACCCGAGTTTGGTAATATGTTCTTTTACAATCTTTAAACCTAATGAGTGAAAGGTGGAAAGTGTAATTCCCTTTAGTTTTTCCCGTGGCACCATCTTACGAAGGCGTTCGGCCATCTCTTTCGCACTTTTGTTGGTAAAGGAAAGGGCAACAATTTTGCCCGCAGGGATTTTTACCCCTTCTACCATATGTGCGATGCGGTTTGTGATGACCCGAGTTTTTCCTGACCCTGCTCCTGCGAAGACAAGAAGAGGGCCTTGGATGGTGGAAACTGCTTCCATTTGCGCCGCATTTAATTTCATAGGGAGACCGGTAAGGGACATAATCTTGGTAAATCCGATCCGGTCGAGTGAAAAACGGCTGTTCTTTATTACTTAGGAGCAGTTTCCTTCCAAGATTTATTTTGGCCATGAAAGTTCAAAAAACTAGCAAAAATGGGATCCTCTTCCACTGGCAAAACGGAACGAAACCGAATCCAATCAAGAGCCGTAAAAAGTGCCATTTCAGAAAGTCCCGTTTTCCCATCGGTAAAGAAAAAATGACCGTTTAACTCTTGTTTGATATAATCAAGAATAGAGCTGATTCGGAGTGCATTTTTTGTGAGATAAGGGGCCGCATCTGGTTTGATCCCTTCTTTATTCAGGTAAAATAAAAGAATTCCATTATCAAGTGCCTGATCAATGGCAGTTTGTATGTTGGCCTCTCGGTAATGGTGAGGGCCATTTTTGGGTCGGAAGTTTCCGAATCCTTTGGTTTCAAAAAGATAGTCTGTGATTGTATGGCTGTCCCAAATTTTTACATCGTCTATTTCCGCATAAGGAATCTTCCAAAGCGGATTTTTTTCACGTAACTCTTTTTGACCGGCCTCGGTCATTGTATCCACTAGGGTAAATGGAATTCCTAGTTCCAAACAAAGAAAACGAATTCGTCTTACATAAGGAGAAGTGATACTACCATATAATTTCATATAGAGATAGTATTCCTACCGCTCCACATCCTTCAAGAGTAAGATTTTGATAATTTTAAAAAAGTGAGAAAATCTCTATACAATTCTTAGAATCAGAATATCCCTTGTTCGAAGGAAAAACAAAATGAAAGAACGAAAAAACTGGAAAGATCTATTCCCTACTCCGATTTACACCCTAGCCAGTTTTGATATCAAACTTCCTCGTTCTGAAGAAGAAAAAACCTATTATTTATTAAAATCCAAAAATTGGGTCAATGTAATCCCTATCACAAAGTCGGGTGAAATTTTACTCATCAAACAATACAGACATGGAATTGGTGAGGAGAGTTTAGAAATCCCGGGAGGGATTGTGGATGAAGAAGGACCCGGTTCCGAATTAGAATCGGCCATCCGAGAACTCAGAGAAGAAACAGGTTATGCCACTGACAGTTCAAAATACAAACTTCTTTCTAAGTTTTCCGGCAACCCGGCTATGTTTACCAATTGGTCTTATTCCTATGTAGCCTATGATGTGGAGTTAATTCACGATGTGGAGTTTGATGAAGGGGAAGACATTGAAATCATTTTAAAAAAACCAGAACAAGTAAAACAACTGTTACTCGATGGAACCATCCACCACCCTCACATGGCCGCAGCCCTTGGGATTTATTTTTTACAATCTAAGTAAGATAACCGAAGTCATGTAGAGTTTTTTACTAGGGATCATTCGGAAAAATAGATTCATACTTGAATCTATTCTAAAAAAAGACAAGGATCTACGTTTAGAAAAATCCCCAAGATTTTCGAAATTGCTGGAAAATTAAACATTAGTTTGAGACACTATGTTTATGAGAAAGTCCATCGCCCATTCAATCCTAGTACTTATCATAGTATTCAGTCAATTTCCGCTTTTTGCTGAAGGTGACGAAACATTAGAACCCATTACCATCACAGTTCAAAAGGGAGAAACTCTCTCTCTCATTTCAGAAAGGCATCTTTCTGATCCTAAACGTTGGCCAGAACTTCTCAAACATAACAAAATTCCCAATCCTGATCTTATCAAACCAGGTTTATCATTAGTTGTTCCCGTTTTTCTTCGAAAGGCAGTCGTTGGAGTCACAGAATTTGTGATGGGGCAAGTAGAATGGAATGGAACTGGTGGAAAAGGTCCTTGGGTTCCCCTCAAATTAGGACAAGAACTCCACCCAAATGATCAAATTAAAACTGTAGGCAAGGGAAAAACTGACCTTCATATCAATAACGTAGGTATGGTGCGAATTTTAACGAATAGCCATTTTGAAGTGAAAGGTGCTGAGAAAAAAGGCGGTGCCGTAACGGTTGCCCTTTTTAAAGGAAGTTTGGATGCCAAAGTCACAAAATCCAACCCACCAACCACAGAACACAAGTTCAATATTGTGAGTCCGTCTTCCACTGCGGGTGTTCGGGGAACTGAATTCCGTGTAGAGTTAGATGATAAACTCAGCTCGACCATTTCCTGTTTTGAAGGGGTGGTAGACGTAGCAGCACAAGGAAAAACTGTTGAGTTGAAACAAGGGATGGCAACTTTTGTAGAGAAAGGGAAGTCACCCGTACAACCTTATAAAATTCCAGAAGCACCACGCCTCAAAGAAGAATAGAAGGAATATGAATCGAAATTTATTACTGATCCTTGGAATTGTTTTTTTAACATTTAGTTCTCTTTTTTCCAAACCAAAAAGAGAACTTCGGATTGCAATTGATGCCGAACCAGAAGCCAATTTTGAATTGGAACTTTGGCAAGAAAAACCAAATGAAAATGGGGATAGCATAGCTCCAAAGCCACCCGAATCCATTCAGTTTAAGGGAAACAGAATCACTGTGACTCCAAAAGATGATTTCGAATACTTTCGTGTGCGCAGGTTAGGTGAATATGGAGCCAAAGGATTTTGGACCCAAGTATATTCTACAAATGTAGATCCGGGATCCCCACTTTCTGTTCCCAAGGAATATGTGGGTAAAAAAGTTTTTACACCCAAACAAGAACCTAAAAAAGCAACCTCCGTCATTTCCACCGATAGTTTTGTCATTGTAAAAACAAAAGAGGAATCCATTCGTTATTTAACCAAGGATCAGTTGACTTTACATCCGAGTGATGATGCATCAGGTGTTGCCGAAGTTCGGTTTCGCATCAACGGTGGTCATTGGAATTCAAGCAAAGCCATGACATCCATTCCTATTCAAGAAGAAGGCAGTTATAAGTTTTTATACTTCTCTCTTGACCAGGCGGGAAATAAAGAACCGATACAAGTTTTAGACTTTATTAAGGATGTAACGGCCCCAGAAACAAAACTCGAATGGGTCGGACCTAGTTCAATGGGCAAAGGAAGAACTCAATTCCTTTCGCCAGAAACTAAAATCAAACTCACTGCAAACGATAAATTAAGTGGGCCAAAAGATATTTTAACAGCTTATACCTGTCAGTCGGGAACTCAAACAGAATTTAAGGCCTATACGGCGGAGATTTCGATTACAGACCTAAAGTCTGTTTGTAAGGGATCATTTCAACTTTTTTACTATGCCGTTGATCAGGTAGGAAATGAAGAGGCAGTCAAAACTTTAAATTTTCAATTGGGTAGCGAATCCAATTGATAGGACAAACTAGATTGTCGATTGCTCTCCATTTTCGACAATAAACATTGGTCAAAGAGATGAAGAAAAACCTTTCTTTGGCCATTTTCAAACACAGAGACTTCCGATTTTTTATTGTAGCAAGGTTCTTTATGGTCCTTGCAATTAACATCCAAGCAACCATTGTTGGTTGGCAAGTTTACGAACTCACAGGTAGTGTTTTAGACTTGGGGCTTGTTGGACTTTTTGAAGCAGTTCCATCTATTGTTGTTTCACTCTATGCAGGGCATTTAGCTGATCTTCGCGATCGTCGTAATATCATTGTTATTTGTTTATTCTTTTTATTGATTTGTTCTCTCACTTTATTTGCATTCACAGGACCTCTCTCCTTTTTATTAGAAACCTATAAAGCTTATCCTATATTTTTAGTCATTTTGGTTTCTGGAATTGCCAGAGGTTTTATCTCCCCTGCTATCTTTAGTTTTGTTACACAACTAGTTCCAAGAGAACATTACCCACATTCAGCAGCATGGATGGGAACTTCTTTCCAAGCTGGTGCCGTGATTGGTCCGGCTCTCGGTGGAATTGTCTATGGAAGTTTTGGAATGCAAGCAGCTTATGCACTTGATTCCGTTTGTATTGGACTTCCGTTTTTACTTTTCTTTTGGATCGCAAAACGCAGTTTACCGGAACGAAAGGAAAAAGAGGCTCTAAAAGATAGTCTTCTCAAAGGCCTTCGTTTTGTTTTAAAAAATGAAATCATGTTAGGTGCAATGGCCCTGGATATGTTTGCCGTTCTTTTTGGAGGAGCAGTGGCTCTTCTACCAGTTTATGCCAAAGACATTCTCTTTGTTGGTTCAGAAGGACTTGGCTACCTACGTGCTGCACCATCCCTCGGTGCTCTCCTTATGGCTTACTACCTAACTTACAAACCACCTCTTGAAAAATCAGGGCGCGTTTTGTTATTCTGTGTTTTTGGATTTGGGGTTTGTATGTTGGTTTTTGGCCTTTCCCATTCCTTTCTTTTGTCCCTATTGGCGTTATTCCTATCCGGGGTTTTTGATAGTGTTTCGGTTGTGGTTCGTTCCACCATTATGCAAACCATGACTCCCGAAGATATGCGCGGACGTGTGAGTGCCATCAATAAAGTTTTTATTGGCTCTTCCAATGAAATTGGCGCTTTTGAATCAGGGGTTTCCGCAAAGTTTTTAGGTCCCGTGGGGTCTGTCGTTTTTGGTGCCACAATGACCATTCTCATTGTATTCTTTACTTTCCGGTTATCTCCTAAGCTGAAAGAATTAGAACTGAAAAACTGGGTTTAAAAATGCTTGGAAAATCTCTTTTCTAGGGAATACTGGACAAGCCATGTCAGATTTGATCCATGATTCCAAACTTCCAGAAGATAAAAAACATACCTTAGTTCTTCTCATTCAAACGATGTTAAACGATGTGAATAAACAAATCACTCATTTAGGAATCAATAACTACATGAAACTCCAAGATGATATAGCGAAAATTTTGGTTCCAGTCATTGAAGATAAAATGGAATGACTAGTCATTAGAACAAATTGGTGGAATTTTCCCAGTAACCTCGAATCGATTCATGAGAAAGACCATCCATTCCGGTGGTTTGTTTTTTTCTTTTGTATGGCAAAAAGAAAGGACTTGGGTTTTTGTATGAACCCAAAACCATAAGTTCTTTCCCTTCCAAAAGTCCGTCTCACCCAAAATGGTAGAATTGGCATCCAGGACAAAACTCTGTTTGGGATGAGAACCGTCCCAAATAGATAGAGAATCCACCTTCTCCCCATTCGAAAGACCAACTCTAGTTCCCAAAAAGTAATTTTGTAAAAGTAATTGCAAATGGCTTCCTTCACTTTCTTCCCAAATGGGATCGGGTCCATTAACCGTAAAAAGAAACCTTTCCCCCTCTTTTGACCGGATCACTCCCGTTAACCCTAAACTTTGTCGATAAGCACTGGCCAGAGCATTCGAATTGGTATCAAATCCTCCTTCACTATTGAATAAAACATTAGTTTGGAAAATTGAGTTTTGAAATCTTTGGATGGTAAACAGTCGCAATTGACTTTCTAAATTCAAATTTGTTGCCCCAGGACTCACTGCCAGATTGGTTAAAGGAAGGGCTAACCAGAGAATCCGTTTCCACTCCATTAAAAATTCATTTGCGATTTTTTCATGATCCAATTTCACAAAGATTTCTTTGTTTTTATCTCTGGCAGAAACAGAATAATTATAAGATCCCGTATATACAATGCGATCATCAATTAACATAGTTTTGTGGTGTAACAATCCCCCAAGATATCGATCGTTTTTATAAACAAAATCAACATTCCCATCTTCATAAATTTGTGAAGGATAAGCCAACTGTTGACTGAGATACATCCCTTCTGGATTTACAGTCATTGGTGCATTATAAATTCCTTCGACCCGAACTCCTCTTCGACTTGCTTCTACGAGTTTCAAACTAAGGATGGGGTCATAATGAGAGTAAATTAAGTATTTGATGGAATGTTTGGCAGAGTCCACAGCATCCAGTAACTGCTGTTGGATCTCAAGGCCTGCTTCTGGCGAAGTCCAATAAAGAAGTGGTCCAATCCTGAAAAAACCCTTAGGATTTTTTCCTTCGAGTGTGGATGTGATTGCCGAAACCTCGCCTAAAGGAATGTCTTGAATCCAAAAGACATTATTGTCTGTCTCCAGTCCATGTGTGGTAAAGTTACCAGTCCCTGTAAAAAAACGAACTCCATCAAAAATCCAGATTTTAGTATGATGGATTCCAGACCCTGACCATCTTTGAATATCTAAACCAAGAGACTCGAGTTCTGTATATTCTTCTTGTTTATCACCAAACAGTTGAATTTGAACACCCATTCTCTTTTTTAAATAAAGTTCAGTAAGGATTTCATAATCGTCTATGGAATACAAATAAGCTCGAATTGATACTTTGGCTTTACGGATTTCTGTGAGTAAAATATCCTTTACGATTCTTTTTTTCTCTGCGGCAACTTCACGACCGGGATAAGAGAAGTTGATTTCTGAAAGAGGAGAGTTGGGAAATAAAATTGAAGAAAGGTCCTTATGGGATTTTGATTTTTGACAAAAAAGTAGAGATGACAAAACAAAAATCAAAACTAGGAAACGATTTTTTTTCATATTTGTATTCTCCCAAATACATAACCAAAATTTGATTTGATACCAATCGATTCCGGTAATAAGAGTTGAGAAAATCCTACTCCTAACTCAAAAGAAGAATCCTCTTTTAAAGAAAGTTCCAAAACTCCTTCGCCAATAAAAAAAGCTTCAAAGTCTTTTTTCTGAAAACTAATTCTTCCATCTGTTGGCCCTCCCAGATGATAAGGCAAAAAATACGAACCGACTATTTTTGCGACGAACTGACGATAGGTGAATTGAAGAACAAATTCGCTCAAATACCCAAAACATTTTCCTTCTCGCAGACCAAAATTTTTTTCATATCCAGATTCGGTAACTGCCGCCGATGGGAAGATCCGAAAAATTTGTGAAATATAAGGAGTTTGTGCTGGGTGTGAGCCAAAAAAAACATAACCTTCTCGAATGATTTGGTTCTTTGTATTCCTTTCTTCCCGGTCCGAAAGGAAATGGGAATTTCGGAACAAAAAATCACCTAATCTAAGTTCTGCTCCAATCTGAAAAGCTTCTCCTGAAATAGGAATCGAACCGGGACTTATCGTTGATTTGGAACTTGTACGATCGTTTCCTTTGGCCCACAAAAAATCGAATTGGAATTCAAAAATCTCCGCATCAAAACCAAACCCAACATTTCCATTTAAAAGCGAGTCCCCATCAGCTCCTGACTGCTTTGTTTCTCTCTGATTATCTTTTACATGCCGCCCCCAACTCCCGAGTTCCAAGTATTGTATACCCAATCGTAATTGGAGATAATCTCCATAGAGAAGGCCAAAAGAATGCCTCCTGTGATGACTTCGTCTGCCTGCGTTTGGCTCTGAATCTTCAGGAAAACCTTGTCTGCCCTGCTGTTGACTCGGAAGTAATGAATGGAACCTGTCTTTTTCGAATAAAAGAGCACCTGAATGATGGTCCCAAAGAAAAAATTGTAAAATTAAATTTGGTAAGGGCAGAAATTCTAAAAAGATTCCTTCACCTCCGTCAAAACTCGTTTGAAAACTTTTTGGCCGAAACAAATGTTCCCGTCGACCGATTCCGATAAGAAATCTCGAGGTCTCATAACCTATATAATGGTTTTTCCCTAGATAAAAAGGTTTTAGTCCGCTTTCTTTTCCTGTGGTCAATTTGATGTTTAAATCCCAAACGATCCTTTCTTTTTTTCCTTTACCATTGAGACCAACAAACATTGATTCACCGGATATTCTATTCAAATAAGAAACATTCTGAAAGTCCGTACCCAATCGATTGATTTGTAAATCCCAACCAGGAGGGGGAGATTCTTTTTTCGCATTGGATTCTTTTAAGAACAATTCATATCCCAAAATCCCCACCTCAACTACCACAGCATCGATGGAAGAGGTTCCGAATAAAATGCTCATGATGAGAATGTAATAAAGTTTTGAAGGATTCAAAATCCCTCACGAAAGATTTCAAAATCAGAAGTGGACATTCCAGAACTTCCCGACTTCAACCAAAGGAACTCTCCTGTAGCCACAGGAATGCGAAATCCGGAATGACTTTCTTTATGACCGAAGGAAGAAATGAGTAAAGAATTCTGTCCTTGTTTTTTACGGATTTGGATGGACTCTCCGGAAGAAATTCCGTTTCCAATGGTTTGAGTGTTTTTGACAGTAAGGAGTAAATCCAATTCTGATTGGAAGATGGGAAAAAACCAATCCTTCCCATCGGGATCCACAATCCATGCGCAATTGTTTGGAAGAAGAATTGTCGTATTGTACTGAAATTTTTGGCCGGCTTTCCCTAAAGGTGAAAGACTGGGAAAACGAGTTTGGTAGGAAACCAGTTCATCGGTGTTTCCTTCATCTTCTACCAAGTACAAACTTAAATCCTCTTCTTTTTCCGAACGATTGCAGAGATAAATCCATTCATTTTGCGATTCTTGCGGGTTTGGATATATGGCTTCGATTTGGATGGGGCCTTTGTGTTCCAAAAAACTTTTGGATTGAATGAGAGAGGGATTAGAAAAGTAAGAATAGATTTGTTCTTCAGGAAAAAATGGCAGAGGATTTTCTAAATTTATTGAATACAGATTACCACCTAATGTTTGCCATTTGACAGGGATGGTGCCACCTCCATTTCCTAGTTTTACATCTGTTTGGTTGCGAAAAGGAAGGTTTGAATGGTAAGTAAATGCAGAAGTCGACCTAACTATTTCTAAACTGCGGTGTTTGGTAACACCAGGGCTTCGAAATTCTCCCGTACAAAGTGAAGCAGGATACACTGAACGTGAAAAAAGAATGGGGAAAGGTTCTGGATGTAAGGAACGAGTTCCTCCTATACTTTTCTCTTCGATCAGTTTTGGATCGAATGAAAGAAGAACAGATTCCCCCCTATCTCTGTCTTGGTAACGAAGTGAAAGGAAAGTTTTCGAAAAGAAGTCGTCTGGTAATTGGTAGAAATTTTCTCCATTACAAATGGAAGGAGACGTTGCTAAAGTCTGAATTACTGTTCCACTTGGTTTCCAGAACCAATATCGATTTCCATTTTCTCTTTCAAAAGAACCAAAACCTTCCTCAGGACCCAAAAAGCCAAAGTCCAAAAAAGGAGACTGACCGGAATTGTATTCTAAGAGTTCAGTAGAAAGATTTTCCACCAAATCAGCGTTTACTGATCCAGGGCTGATTTGGAACCCATACTGTAAAAAATAAGTAGAACTTCCTTTGCGACTATGTGGGTGCTCTTTTCCTTTCCCTATGACAATCGAATATCGATTTTGTTCCTTAACGCGAAGTAAATGATGGAAGTTTGGATTTGTTTGGAATGGAATTCTTTGTTTACTACTCCTTTCTTCCCAAAAGAAATTCGGAATTTGAA
Coding sequences within it:
- a CDS encoding LIC11755 family lipoprotein — its product is MRTRTILFLLLLLGSCQNKEESPFLLFGDGYSETPKLEFFYGNNEDLGDSIENTERTLFDSGIFCLFSLPIDLYRRELGGKFRICWKTDENVFEKWKSGFSLLETKTNEYSSWNLKGKGWVASLSEWGKWKKESDKLGLLLEWDSQVFSGGLVTYQTFAVPHPIFLQRTKESCEVVFRSQSFVGTENKRPILSLEFPCPDLEEFTERIITQNDHWLTQCEPDEPVVSEVFRHSESSFQRFMEWENPKDNVICPRSQNLEWETGGKKTSFHSDVFTKRTKLLLPHGVVILSDDPNYKGILIPKEFLSELGKKTLVRWGGSEYNDPEFFFRQGDEFFSNQIRSVSCRDQFQFWKSEDPFCGNPGLPNQFVNKEKEGAIPGCRSNQIQITEFYPGNHFDSEMPLPSYFEFQNTGETCDGSSLNWVFDDTIYPLSAGEWILPTDANFLITRKTWSGWDLLEKEKPFSIPKVVFQIPNFFWEERSSKQRIPFQTNPNFHHLLRVKEQNRYSIVIGKGKEHPHSRKGSSTYFLQYGFQISPGSVNADLVENLSTELLEYNSGQSPFLDFGFLGPEEGFGSFERENGNRYWFWKPSGTVIQTLATSPSICNGENFYQLPDDFFSKTFLSLRYQDRDRGESVLLSFDPKLIEEKSIGGTRSLHPEPFPILFSRSVYPASLCTGEFRSPGVTKHRSLEIVRSTSAFTYHSNLPFRNQTDVKLGNGGGTIPVKWQTLGGNLYSINLENPLPFFPEEQIYSYFSNPSLIQSKSFLEHKGPIQIEAIYPNPQESQNEWIYLCNRSEKEEDLSLYLVEDEGNTDELVSYQTRFPSLSPLGKAGQKFQYNTTILLPNNCAWIVDPDGKDWFFPIFQSELDLLLTVKNTQTIGNGISSGESIQIRKKQGQNSLLISSFGHKESHSGFRIPVATGEFLWLKSGSSGMSTSDFEIFREGF
- a CDS encoding MFS transporter, yielding MKKNLSLAIFKHRDFRFFIVARFFMVLAINIQATIVGWQVYELTGSVLDLGLVGLFEAVPSIVVSLYAGHLADLRDRRNIIVICLFFLLICSLTLFAFTGPLSFLLETYKAYPIFLVILVSGIARGFISPAIFSFVTQLVPREHYPHSAAWMGTSFQAGAVIGPALGGIVYGSFGMQAAYALDSVCIGLPFLLFFWIAKRSLPERKEKEALKDSLLKGLRFVLKNEIMLGAMALDMFAVLFGGAVALLPVYAKDILFVGSEGLGYLRAAPSLGALLMAYYLTYKPPLEKSGRVLLFCVFGFGVCMLVFGLSHSFLLSLLALFLSGVFDSVSVVVRSTIMQTMTPEDMRGRVSAINKVFIGSSNEIGAFESGVSAKFLGPVGSVVFGATMTILIVFFTFRLSPKLKELELKNWV
- a CDS encoding phospholipase D-like domain-containing protein codes for the protein MKKNRFLVLIFVLSSLLFCQKSKSHKDLSSILFPNSPLSEINFSYPGREVAAEKKRIVKDILLTEIRKAKVSIRAYLYSIDDYEILTELYLKKRMGVQIQLFGDKQEEYTELESLGLDIQRWSGSGIHHTKIWIFDGVRFFTGTGNFTTHGLETDNNVFWIQDIPLGEVSAITSTLEGKNPKGFFRIGPLLYWTSPEAGLEIQQQLLDAVDSAKHSIKYLIYSHYDPILSLKLVEASRRGVRVEGIYNAPMTVNPEGMYLSQQLAYPSQIYEDGNVDFVYKNDRYLGGLLHHKTMLIDDRIVYTGSYNYSVSARDKNKEIFVKLDHEKIANEFLMEWKRILWLALPLTNLAVSPGATNLNLESQLRLFTIQRFQNSIFQTNVLFNSEGGFDTNSNALASAYRQSLGLTGVIRSKEGERFLFTVNGPDPIWEESEGSHLQLLLQNYFLGTRVGLSNGEKVDSLSIWDGSHPKQSFVLDANSTILGETDFWKGKNLWFWVHTKTQVLSFCHTKEKNKPPEWMVFLMNRFEVTGKIPPICSND
- a CDS encoding glutathione S-transferase family protein, translated to MKLYGSITSPYVRRIRFLCLELGIPFTLVDTMTEAGQKELREKNPLWKIPYAEIDDVKIWDSHTITDYLFETKGFGNFRPKNGPHHYREANIQTAIDQALDNGILLFYLNKEGIKPDAAPYLTKNALRISSILDYIKQELNGHFFFTDGKTGLSEMALFTALDWIRFRSVLPVEEDPIFASFLNFHGQNKSWKETAPK
- a CDS encoding LA_2168 family protein, whose translation is MSILFGTSSIDAVVVEVGILGYELFLKESNAKKESPPPGWDLQINRLGTDFQNVSYLNRISGESMFVGLNGKGKKERIVWDLNIKLTTGKESGLKPFYLGKNHYIGYETSRFLIGIGRREHLFRPKSFQTSFDGGEGIFLEFLPLPNLILQFFLWDHHSGALLFEKDRFHSLLPSQQQGRQGFPEDSEPNAGRRSHHRRHSFGLLYGDYLQLRLGIQYLELGSWGRHVKDNQRETKQSGADGDSLLNGNVGFGFDAEIFEFQFDFLWAKGNDRTSSKSTISPGSIPISGEAFQIGAELRLGDFLFRNSHFLSDREERNTKNQIIREGYVFFGSHPAQTPYISQIFRIFPSAAVTESGYEKNFGLREGKCFGYLSEFVLQFTYRQFVAKIVGSYFLPYHLGGPTDGRISFQKKDFEAFFIGEGVLELSLKEDSSFELGVGFSQLLLPESIGIKSNFGYVFGRIQI
- a CDS encoding FecR domain-containing protein; this translates as MRKSIAHSILVLIIVFSQFPLFAEGDETLEPITITVQKGETLSLISERHLSDPKRWPELLKHNKIPNPDLIKPGLSLVVPVFLRKAVVGVTEFVMGQVEWNGTGGKGPWVPLKLGQELHPNDQIKTVGKGKTDLHINNVGMVRILTNSHFEVKGAEKKGGAVTVALFKGSLDAKVTKSNPPTTEHKFNIVSPSSTAGVRGTEFRVELDDKLSSTISCFEGVVDVAAQGKTVELKQGMATFVEKGKSPVQPYKIPEAPRLKEE
- a CDS encoding NUDIX hydrolase, yielding MKERKNWKDLFPTPIYTLASFDIKLPRSEEEKTYYLLKSKNWVNVIPITKSGEILLIKQYRHGIGEESLEIPGGIVDEEGPGSELESAIRELREETGYATDSSKYKLLSKFSGNPAMFTNWSYSYVAYDVELIHDVEFDEGEDIEIILKKPEQVKQLLLDGTIHHPHMAAALGIYFLQSK
- a CDS encoding LBF_2017 N-terminal domain-containing protein: MNRNLLLILGIVFLTFSSLFSKPKRELRIAIDAEPEANFELELWQEKPNENGDSIAPKPPESIQFKGNRITVTPKDDFEYFRVRRLGEYGAKGFWTQVYSTNVDPGSPLSVPKEYVGKKVFTPKQEPKKATSVISTDSFVIVKTKEESIRYLTKDQLTLHPSDDASGVAEVRFRINGGHWNSSKAMTSIPIQEEGSYKFLYFSLDQAGNKEPIQVLDFIKDVTAPETKLEWVGPSSMGKGRTQFLSPETKIKLTANDKLSGPKDILTAYTCQSGTQTEFKAYTAEISITDLKSVCKGSFQLFYYAVDQVGNEEAVKTLNFQLGSESN